In Aegilops tauschii subsp. strangulata cultivar AL8/78 unplaced genomic scaffold, Aet v6.0 ptg000547l_obj, whole genome shotgun sequence, a single window of DNA contains:
- the LOC141031608 gene encoding transcription factor Y1-like: protein MGRAPCCEKVGLKRGRWTAKEDDTLAKYIAGHGEGSWRSLPKNAELLRCGKSCRLRWVNYLRDGVRRGNFSKEEDDLIVKLHATLGNRRSWTQPHIEEALWGYMKICIMTQTPATRQPNSISEKSRKGELGTAAPQKIIERTTCCSSSYATKPRQ, encoded by the exons ATGGGGAGGGCGCCTTGCTGCGAGAAGGTGGGGCTGAAGCGAGGAAGGTGGACGGCGAAGGAGGATGACACTCTCGCAAAATACATTGCTGGGCACGGCGAGGGCTCATGGAGGTCTCTGCCCAAGAATGCGG AGCTACTGAGGTGTGGCAAGAGCTGCAGGCTACGGTGGGTCAACTACCTGAGGGACGGGGTGAGGAGGGGCAACTTCTCTAAGGAGGAAGACGATCTCATCGTCAAGCTCCATGCTACATTAGGCAACAG GCGATCATGGACTCAACCCCACATTGAAGAGGCCTTATGGGGCTATATGAAGATTTGCATCATGACTCAGACACCTGCAACTAGACAGCCCAACTCCATCTCTGAGAAGAGCCGCAAAGGAGAACTAGGCACGGCTGCGCCGCAGAAGATCATTGAAAGAACCACCTGCTGCTCGTCATCGTACGCTACCAAGCCCCGCCAGTAG